The Deltaproteobacteria bacterium genome includes a region encoding these proteins:
- a CDS encoding twin-arginine translocation signal domain-containing protein, which yields MEIIRRVIMSRDFSRRSFLKAGATAAAAIAAWPRYVLDASAASRDRVTIFHSSVADSIHPYNHSSSPIYGNWQHVIEPLLEYSVDRKDFVGVLVESWQFQGNKWVFKLRKGVKFHNGATFTAKDVVFSVEKMRDEKGGSLQAPNFKDVAEIQTPDDYTVVFVTKQPMAVFLDRLDNRFVLSKEAGDKFGDKIYENLIGTGPYKFVSYQRGGNLVFTRNDDYWGGRANIKEVVFKKVTEDAARLAALESGQADFINNVPDHEVARLKKHPRVRIDQVEGQRMFFFAFNMAFKPWDNKLVRQAANYSVDAPAIIRNIFDGIGYPCNGPVGANVFGADPKHKRYPYDPKKAKELLAQAGFPNGCDIQLYYSAGRYPKDREICQVVAAQMVKSGFRVELISQEWALFWDKQGVNGGRLPFYYIGRGGLTDADTLYDQYFRTGTTKRTNYSNPEYDKLIEEQQRTSDSKKRTQILQQAGKHIMDEALFIPLFNLADIYGVARNLEWKKRPDEKIKAWDMKIKA from the coding sequence ATGGAAATTATTCGGAGGGTGATCATGAGTCGTGATTTTAGCCGGCGATCATTTTTGAAAGCGGGCGCAACGGCGGCAGCCGCAATCGCGGCGTGGCCGCGCTATGTTTTGGATGCCAGCGCGGCGTCGCGCGACCGGGTGACGATTTTTCACTCGAGCGTGGCCGACTCGATCCATCCCTACAATCATAGCTCCAGCCCGATCTACGGCAACTGGCAGCATGTCATCGAGCCGCTGCTTGAATACAGCGTTGACCGAAAGGACTTTGTCGGCGTGCTCGTCGAGTCTTGGCAGTTCCAGGGCAACAAGTGGGTCTTCAAGCTGCGCAAGGGTGTGAAGTTTCACAATGGCGCGACCTTCACAGCGAAGGACGTGGTCTTCTCCGTGGAAAAAATGCGCGATGAAAAGGGCGGCAGCCTGCAGGCGCCCAATTTCAAAGACGTCGCCGAGATTCAAACCCCGGACGATTACACCGTGGTTTTCGTTACCAAGCAGCCCATGGCGGTATTTTTAGACCGGCTCGATAACCGCTTCGTGTTGAGCAAAGAAGCCGGCGATAAATTTGGCGATAAGATTTATGAAAACCTTATCGGCACCGGCCCGTATAAATTTGTCAGCTACCAGCGCGGCGGCAACCTGGTGTTCACCCGTAACGACGACTACTGGGGCGGACGAGCCAACATCAAAGAAGTCGTCTTCAAGAAAGTAACCGAAGACGCGGCGCGCTTGGCAGCGCTGGAGTCGGGCCAAGCGGACTTCATCAACAATGTGCCGGACCATGAAGTGGCGCGCTTGAAAAAACATCCGCGCGTGCGCATCGACCAGGTCGAAGGACAGCGGATGTTTTTCTTTGCCTTCAACATGGCGTTTAAGCCATGGGACAACAAACTGGTGCGCCAGGCGGCCAACTATAGCGTCGATGCGCCGGCGATTATTCGAAACATCTTCGACGGTATCGGCTATCCGTGCAACGGGCCGGTGGGCGCCAACGTTTTCGGTGCCGACCCGAAACATAAGCGCTATCCGTACGATCCCAAGAAGGCCAAAGAGTTGCTGGCTCAAGCGGGCTTTCCTAACGGCTGCGATATCCAACTTTACTACTCCGCGGGGCGCTATCCCAAAGACCGCGAAATCTGCCAAGTGGTGGCCGCGCAAATGGTCAAGAGCGGTTTTCGCGTCGAGCTGATCTCGCAGGAATGGGCGCTATTTTGGGACAAGCAGGGAGTCAACGGTGGCCGGCTGCCTTTTTACTACATTGGTCGCGGCGGCTTGACCGACGCCGATACGCTGTATGATCAATACTTCCGCACCGGGACAACCAAGAGGACCAACTACAGCAACCCTGAGTACGACAAGCTCATCGAAGAGCAGCAGCGCACCTCCGATTCAAAAAAGCGCACGCAGATCCTGCAGCAGGCTGGCAAACATATCATGGACGAAGCCTTGTTCATCCCGCTGTTTAACCTCGCGGACATCTACGGTGTCGCGAGGAATTTGGAGTGGAAGAAGCGCCCGGATGAAAAGATCAAGGCCTGGGACATGAAGATCAAGGCATAG